A part of Scophthalmus maximus strain ysfricsl-2021 chromosome 20, ASM2237912v1, whole genome shotgun sequence genomic DNA contains:
- the cldn23.1 gene encoding claudin 23a produces MPRRSAEEWIRLSLRTPGILIFGMVLSPCGWILDLTATVAPNWRTLNNIPNTPSTEYIEQGIWDICRTTTSSERKECNLQDTTYFNHEIIEIAQGLMVASLIVTLIGLAVAIPGVRCWRDRPNWLLAGLGGLLIFLSGVMTIIPIAWYTHILNDIASVSPTIDVRVGYCIILGYIGGIFEILAGFVMFIGICRCCGGKNRGERRVDEVMGPRFAQKPPPRPIDVPRLDRPRSIASSVPYSRDSMDDDVSFPRAKSPAVPSANTSYGGRPYDADL; encoded by the coding sequence atgCCGAGGCGATCCGCGGAGGAGTGGATCCGCTTATCCTTGCGCACGCCGGGCATCCTGATCTTCGGGATGGTCCTGTCCCCCTGCGGCTGGATCCTGGACCTGACGGCCACCGTGGCCCCCAACTGGAGGACCCTCAACAACATCCCCAACACGCCGTCCACCGAGTACATCGAGCAGGGCATCTGGGACATCTGCAGGACCACCACGTCCTCCGAGCGGAAGGAGTGCAACCTGCAGGACACCACGTACTTCAACCACGAGATCATCGAGATCGCCCAGGGCCTGATGGTCGCCTCGCTCATCGTGACCCTGATCGGGCTGGCCGTGGCCATCCCGGGGGTCCGCTGCTGGAGAGACCGTCCCAACTGGCTGCTGGCCGGCCTGGGCGGCCTGCTCATCTTCCTCTCGGGCGTCATGACCATCATACCCATCGCCTGGTACACGCACATCCTCAACGACATCGCGTCGGTGTCGCCCACCATAGACGTGCGCGTCGGCTACTGCATCATCCTGGGCTACATCGGCGGGATATTCGAAATCCTGGCCGGCTTCGTCATGTTCATCGGCATCTGCCGCTGCTGCGGCGGGAAGAACCGAGGCGAGCGGCGCGTGGACGAGGTCATGGGCCCGCGCTTTGCGCAGAAACCGCCGCCGAGGCCCATCGACGTGCCGAGGCTGGACCGGCCCAGGAGCATCGCCAGCAGCGTCCCGTACTCCAGGGACTCCATGGACGACGACGTGTCCTTCCCCAGGGCCAAGAGCCCCGCGGTCCCGTCCGCCAACACCTCCTACGGCGGCAGACCCTATGATGCCGACCTCTGA